One region of Bradyrhizobium betae genomic DNA includes:
- a CDS encoding YggS family pyridoxal phosphate-dependent enzyme, translating to MTDANAAPVTGHSPNALAAVEAEIARACKDARRERASVTLIAVSKTFAADAIMPVIAAGQRVFGENRVQEAKGKWPALISAYPDIALHLIGPLQSNKAKEAVALFDAIHSVDRPSICQALAKEIESQGKHPELFVQINIGEEPQKAGIAPGEADAFIASCRDTYGLTISGLMCIPPVDEPPAAHFALTARIAERNGLKKLSMGMSADFATAIMLGATHVRVGSAIFGHR from the coding sequence ATGACAGACGCCAATGCCGCGCCGGTAACCGGCCATTCACCAAACGCGCTCGCCGCGGTCGAAGCCGAGATCGCGCGCGCCTGCAAGGACGCGCGGCGCGAGCGCGCCTCGGTGACGCTGATCGCAGTGTCAAAGACGTTCGCGGCAGATGCAATTATGCCGGTCATCGCCGCCGGACAGCGCGTATTCGGCGAAAATCGCGTGCAGGAGGCCAAGGGCAAGTGGCCAGCGTTAATCTCTGCTTACCCGGATATCGCACTGCATCTGATCGGGCCGCTGCAATCCAACAAGGCAAAAGAGGCGGTCGCGCTGTTCGATGCCATCCATTCGGTTGATCGCCCGAGCATTTGCCAGGCGTTAGCCAAGGAAATCGAATCCCAGGGCAAGCATCCCGAACTGTTCGTCCAGATCAATATCGGCGAGGAGCCGCAGAAGGCCGGCATCGCCCCCGGCGAGGCCGACGCCTTCATCGCCAGCTGCCGCGACACCTATGGGCTGACGATTTCCGGCTTGATGTGCATTCCGCCGGTCGACGAACCGCCGGCGGCGCATTTTGCGCTGACCGCCAGGATCGCGGAGCGCAACGGACTGAAGAAGCTCTCGATGGGCATGAGCGCGGATTTCGCAACCGCCATCATGCTCGGTGCCACCCATGTGCGCGTGGGGAGCGCGATCTTCGGGCACCGGTAG
- a CDS encoding 2-keto-4-pentenoate hydratase, producing MLDQDQIAAASRLLVQHWRDGTKLDALERNLRPQSRADGYAIQAALETQSLGKLFGWKIAATSEAGQKHINVAGPLAGRIMSDTLIADGGTASMKGNEMAVGEPEFAFRMGRDLPPRATPYTIDDVLAAVDTLHPAIEIPDSRFADFVGAGEAQLIADNACAHQFVLGKPTTANWRAMDLVEQRPQITLRGERYIGHGRSVLGDPRVALAWLANELRGLGITLRAGEVVTTGTCHPPLPIQAGDHFAADFGVLGKVSVGFV from the coding sequence ATGCTCGACCAGGATCAGATCGCCGCCGCATCGCGCCTGCTCGTCCAGCACTGGCGCGACGGCACCAAGCTCGATGCGCTCGAGAGAAATTTGCGGCCGCAGAGCCGTGCTGACGGCTACGCCATCCAGGCCGCGCTCGAAACACAGTCGCTCGGAAAACTGTTCGGCTGGAAGATCGCGGCGACGAGCGAGGCCGGACAGAAGCACATCAATGTCGCGGGCCCGCTGGCGGGTCGCATCATGAGCGACACACTGATCGCCGATGGCGGCACGGCGTCGATGAAGGGCAACGAGATGGCCGTGGGCGAGCCGGAATTCGCCTTCCGCATGGGCCGCGACCTGCCGCCGCGTGCGACGCCATACACCATCGACGACGTGCTCGCCGCCGTCGACACCTTGCATCCCGCGATCGAGATTCCCGATTCGCGCTTTGCCGATTTTGTTGGCGCGGGCGAGGCGCAGCTCATCGCCGACAATGCCTGCGCGCATCAGTTCGTGCTGGGCAAGCCGACGACCGCGAACTGGCGTGCGATGGATCTGGTCGAGCAACGGCCGCAGATCACGCTGCGCGGTGAGCGCTACATCGGCCACGGCAGGAGCGTGCTTGGCGATCCCCGTGTTGCGCTGGCGTGGCTTGCCAACGAGCTGCGCGGACTCGGCATTACCTTGCGGGCAGGGGAGGTGGTGACGACAGGCACATGCCATCCGCCGCTGCCGATTCAAGCCGGCGATCATTTTGCGGCGGACTTCGGCGTGCTGGGGAAGGTATCGGTGGGGTTTGTGTAA
- a CDS encoding L,D-transpeptidase family protein — protein MKNKAASVGYTRNRTSGPLPAIRVKPAAGNPRRGWLTAGPLTIPVALGRGGILANKREGDGGTPRGSFRPRQLWWRGDRHSRPQTFLPARTIGDTDAWCEDPKDRHYNQPIRLDREQAGDRLKRADQLYDFIIEIDHNTRPRIAGRGSAVFLHLARDNFGPTAGCVSMTRAAMLQLLRRLGPKTKIIIG, from the coding sequence ATGAAAAATAAAGCAGCGTCAGTTGGTTACACCAGGAATCGGACCTCGGGGCCGCTTCCGGCGATCCGCGTTAAGCCTGCTGCGGGGAATCCGCGCCGGGGCTGGCTGACGGCTGGACCGTTGACGATTCCGGTGGCGCTGGGGCGCGGCGGCATCCTGGCCAACAAGCGCGAGGGCGATGGCGGCACCCCGAGGGGCAGCTTCCGTCCCAGACAATTGTGGTGGCGGGGCGACCGGCACAGCCGCCCACAGACCTTCCTGCCTGCACGGACCATCGGCGACACCGACGCCTGGTGTGAGGACCCCAAAGACCGCCACTACAATCAGCCAATCCGGCTCGATCGGGAGCAGGCCGGTGACCGGCTCAAGCGAGCCGACCAACTCTATGACTTCATCATCGAAATCGACCACAACACACGGCCGCGGATCGCCGGCCGCGGCAGCGCCGTGTTCCTGCATCTGGCGCGCGACAATTTCGGCCCGACCGCGGGCTGCGTCTCCATGACCAGGGCGGCGATGCTGCAATTGCTGCGACGGCTTGGACCAAAAACAAAAATCATCATCGGATGA
- a CDS encoding response regulator transcription factor produces the protein MANARKILIVDDDTDLRDTLVEQLSLHEEFEASAVDTGAKGASAAKANSPDLVLMDVGLPDTDGREVVRSLRKGGFKAPIIMLTGHDTDSDTILGLESGANDYVAKPFRFAVLLARIRAQLRQHEASEDAVFSVGPYSFRPGSKMLTAANARKVRLTEKETAILRFLYRAGQMPVSRETLLQEVWGYNSGVTTHTLETHIYRLRQKIEKDAANPEILVTEAGGYKLVP, from the coding sequence ATGGCCAATGCCCGCAAGATCCTCATCGTGGATGATGATACCGATCTGCGCGATACGTTGGTGGAGCAATTATCGCTGCACGAAGAATTCGAAGCCTCCGCCGTCGATACCGGCGCCAAGGGCGCGAGCGCCGCGAAGGCTAATTCCCCCGATCTCGTCCTGATGGATGTCGGCCTTCCCGACACCGACGGCCGCGAGGTTGTCCGCTCCCTGCGCAAGGGCGGCTTCAAGGCCCCGATCATCATGCTGACCGGGCATGACACCGATTCCGACACGATTTTGGGGTTGGAATCCGGCGCCAACGACTATGTCGCAAAGCCCTTCCGTTTCGCCGTGTTGCTGGCGCGCATTCGTGCCCAGCTCCGCCAGCACGAGGCCAGCGAGGACGCGGTGTTCTCGGTCGGCCCCTACTCCTTCCGCCCCGGCTCGAAGATGCTGACAGCGGCCAATGCGCGCAAGGTCCGCCTCACCGAGAAGGAAACGGCGATCCTTCGCTTCCTCTACCGGGCCGGTCAGATGCCGGTCTCGCGCGAGACCCTGCTCCAGGAGGTCTGGGGCTATAATTCCGGCGTCACCACCCACACGCTGGAAACCCACATCTACCGCCTCCGCCAGAAGATCGAGAAGGACGCCGCCAATCCGGAGATCCTGGTCACGGAAGCCGGTGGCTACAAGCTGGTGCCGTGA
- a CDS encoding cyclic nucleotide-binding domain-containing protein — translation MSIDDDVALLERVPTLRLLGDASLRMLAIGSEQRNFVRGDVLFNLGDDADAGYVVQRGAFRVDDGAGAEMIAGPGALIGELALVVPMKRPSSAIALEHASVIRVARSLFQRVLESDPAAAVRLRDEFAVRSSQIASDILMAGAKLTS, via the coding sequence ATGTCAATCGACGACGACGTAGCGCTTCTCGAGCGTGTCCCGACATTGCGCCTGTTGGGAGACGCCTCGCTGCGCATGCTGGCGATCGGCTCCGAGCAGCGTAACTTCGTCCGCGGCGACGTCCTGTTCAATCTCGGCGACGATGCCGATGCCGGCTACGTGGTCCAGCGTGGCGCCTTCCGGGTCGATGATGGCGCCGGCGCCGAAATGATCGCGGGTCCCGGCGCGCTGATCGGCGAGCTCGCGCTGGTGGTGCCGATGAAGCGGCCGTCGAGCGCGATCGCGCTGGAGCACGCCTCCGTCATCCGTGTCGCGCGCAGCCTGTTTCAACGCGTGCTCGAAAGCGACCCCGCGGCCGCCGTTCGCCTGCGCGACGAATTCGCGGTGCGGTCGAGCCAGATTGCGAGCGATATATTGATGGCGGGCGCGAAGCTGACGTCGTAG
- the xth gene encoding exodeoxyribonuclease III — MRFSLTTWNINSVRLRIELVAKFLKSARPDVLCLQETKCIDDAFPLKRFKRLGYEHVALNGQKGYHGVAIVSKIPFESTDIRTFCDKVDSRHISVSFGSKANIAKPLVLHNFYVPAGGDIPDPALNEKFDHKLRFLDEMKACEPLHPRGEDRHILVGDLNVAPHENDVWSHKQLLKVVSHTPVETEKLKAALEAGEWVDVARDRIPMSEKVYTWWSYRSADWTVGDRGRRLDHIWVSRALKDAVSDFRILRDARSWERPSDHVPVTVTLEV, encoded by the coding sequence ATGCGTTTTTCCCTGACAACGTGGAACATCAATTCGGTGCGGCTGCGCATCGAACTGGTCGCGAAGTTTCTCAAGAGCGCGCGGCCGGACGTGCTGTGCCTGCAGGAGACCAAGTGCATCGACGATGCCTTCCCGCTGAAGCGCTTCAAGCGGCTCGGCTATGAGCATGTCGCGCTGAACGGACAGAAGGGCTATCACGGCGTCGCCATCGTCTCGAAGATTCCGTTCGAATCGACGGACATCCGGACCTTCTGCGACAAGGTGGATTCGCGCCATATCTCCGTATCCTTCGGAAGCAAGGCCAACATCGCAAAGCCGCTGGTGCTGCATAATTTCTACGTGCCCGCCGGTGGCGACATTCCCGACCCCGCACTGAACGAGAAATTCGACCACAAGCTTCGCTTCCTCGACGAGATGAAGGCCTGCGAGCCGCTGCATCCGCGCGGGGAGGATCGCCACATCCTGGTCGGCGATCTCAACGTCGCGCCGCACGAGAACGACGTGTGGTCGCACAAGCAGCTTCTGAAGGTCGTCTCTCACACGCCGGTTGAGACCGAGAAGCTGAAGGCCGCGCTCGAAGCCGGCGAGTGGGTCGACGTCGCACGCGATCGCATCCCGATGTCGGAAAAGGTCTATACGTGGTGGAGCTACCGCTCTGCCGACTGGACCGTCGGCGACCGCGGCCGCAGGCTCGACCACATCTGGGTCTCGCGCGCGCTGAAGGATGCGGTCAGCGATTTCAGGATCTTGCGCGACGCGCGGAGCTGGGAGCGTCCGTCGGACCACGTGCCTGTCACGGTGACGCTGGAGGTTTGA
- a CDS encoding outer membrane lipoprotein carrier protein LolA → MAGVLLVTAAMVTAASVAQTVPVPKPAPKGRDGGAPAGGPAVTGATQTPPNPVIPDPRRNVPSSIFQTFDANQKAQAAKVSAYLSSLSTLVGNFVQVGPDGSKTQGDFYIQKPGKVRFEYDAPSPIDIVADGSSLVVRDRKLATQDVYPLSQTPLRFLLSDRIDLMKDTNVVSVSADDVFVSVTIEEKQALVGTSRLMLMFGAKDGQLKQWTVTDPQGYDTTIAVYNLDATKKLDPGMFKIDFTNYGQSPG, encoded by the coding sequence ATGGCCGGCGTGCTTCTCGTCACCGCCGCGATGGTGACCGCGGCGTCCGTCGCGCAGACCGTGCCTGTGCCGAAGCCCGCGCCGAAGGGCCGCGACGGTGGCGCGCCCGCCGGAGGACCCGCCGTCACCGGCGCGACGCAGACGCCGCCGAATCCGGTCATTCCTGATCCGCGCCGCAACGTGCCGAGCAGCATCTTCCAGACCTTCGACGCCAACCAGAAGGCACAGGCGGCCAAGGTCAGCGCCTACCTGTCCTCCCTGTCGACGCTGGTCGGGAATTTCGTGCAGGTCGGCCCCGACGGCAGCAAGACGCAAGGCGACTTCTACATCCAGAAACCCGGCAAGGTGCGCTTCGAATATGACGCACCGAGCCCGATCGACATCGTCGCCGACGGATCGTCGCTGGTGGTGCGCGACCGCAAGCTGGCTACGCAGGACGTCTATCCGCTGTCGCAGACGCCGCTGCGCTTCCTGCTGTCCGACCGCATCGACCTGATGAAGGACACCAACGTCGTCAGCGTCTCGGCCGACGACGTCTTCGTCAGCGTCACCATCGAGGAGAAGCAGGCGCTGGTCGGCACCAGCCGCCTCATGCTGATGTTCGGCGCCAAGGACGGCCAGTTGAAGCAGTGGACCGTCACCGACCCGCAGGGCTACGACACCACGATCGCGGTCTACAATCTCGACGCGACCAAGAAGCTCGACCCCGGCATGTTCAAGATCGATTTCACCAATTACGGCCAGTCGCCGGGGTAG
- a CDS encoding DNA translocase FtsK produces the protein MSMSAIERVIPLVSHLPPSIREALGRRVRELAGFGLITLSGVASAALMTWSVQDPSLSHATSRPIRNILGYAGAIGADLAMQILGLGAIMLILTVAVWGWRMLTHRPFDREALRLGSWILCTVIAAGFVSCWPHGGAWPLPTGLGGVVGDALVRAPAVIFGPAGTIYRIVLGTILFAAMAATFLIACGLGAREHDDELAEIEDDDKPLDEDEEGDRGSVSLGWLFHALMSTKARLIWLCGAAYRSLVSSGPKTKAVSFSRQEPNLGGGRAAPSISPQSHDEDDEDEHEEEVEDEEEEEEEEEPAARAPRKKAAPKAASKKSSDRFELPSVSVLAAPKAGDRQPLSKAELEANSRSLEGVLQDFGVRGEIVKANPGPVVTLYELEPAPGIKSSRVIGLADDIARSMSALSARVAVVPGRNAIGIELPNAHREKVYLRELLVAKETVDSVAKLPLCLGKTIGGDPVIIDLARTPHMLIAGTTGSGKSVAINTMILSLVYRLRPDQCRLIMVDPKMLELSVYDGIPHLLTPVVTDPKKAVVALKWAVREMEERYKNMAKLGVRNIDGYNTRLLELKAKGEEPTRTVHTGFDKETGKAIYEEEKLSLDPLPYIVIIVDEMADLMMVAGKDIEGAVQRLAQMARAAGLHVILATQRPSVDVITGTIKANFPTRIAFQVTSKIDSRTILGEMGAEQLLGQGDMLYMAGGGRISRVHGPFASDEEVEKVVRHLKTQGQPEYLEAVTAEEPAEDEDGAVFDASGMGADGGGDLFQQAVAIVKRDRKASTSYIQRRLQIGYNRAASLMERMELEGIVGPANHAGKREILVEEEDSHM, from the coding sequence ATGAGCATGTCGGCGATCGAACGTGTCATTCCACTGGTCAGCCATCTGCCGCCCTCGATCCGCGAGGCGCTGGGCCGGCGCGTACGCGAGCTCGCCGGCTTCGGCCTGATCACGCTGTCGGGCGTCGCCTCCGCCGCGCTGATGACCTGGTCGGTGCAGGATCCCAGCCTCAGCCACGCCACCTCGCGGCCGATCCGCAACATCCTGGGTTATGCCGGCGCGATCGGCGCCGACCTTGCGATGCAGATCCTCGGGCTCGGCGCGATCATGCTGATCCTGACCGTCGCCGTCTGGGGCTGGCGCATGCTGACGCATCGGCCGTTCGACCGCGAAGCGCTGCGGCTCGGCTCCTGGATCCTCTGCACGGTGATCGCGGCTGGCTTCGTCAGCTGCTGGCCGCATGGCGGCGCCTGGCCGCTGCCGACCGGCCTCGGCGGCGTGGTCGGCGATGCCTTGGTGCGCGCGCCCGCGGTGATCTTCGGACCCGCCGGCACGATCTATCGCATCGTGCTGGGCACGATCCTGTTCGCCGCGATGGCCGCGACCTTCCTGATCGCCTGCGGCCTCGGCGCCCGCGAGCATGACGACGAGCTCGCGGAGATCGAGGATGACGACAAGCCGCTCGACGAAGACGAAGAGGGCGATCGCGGTTCGGTGTCGCTGGGCTGGCTGTTCCACGCGCTGATGAGCACGAAGGCGCGGCTGATCTGGCTGTGCGGTGCCGCTTACCGCTCGCTGGTCTCGAGCGGACCGAAGACCAAGGCCGTTTCGTTCAGCCGCCAGGAGCCGAATCTCGGAGGCGGTCGTGCCGCACCGTCGATCTCGCCGCAGTCCCATGACGAAGACGACGAGGACGAGCACGAAGAAGAGGTGGAAGACGAGGAGGAGGAGGAGGAAGAGGAGGAGCCCGCCGCGCGCGCCCCGCGCAAGAAGGCCGCGCCGAAAGCCGCTTCCAAAAAATCCTCCGACAGGTTCGAGCTTCCGTCCGTGTCCGTGCTGGCCGCGCCGAAGGCCGGCGATCGCCAGCCGCTCAGCAAGGCCGAGCTGGAAGCCAATTCGCGCTCGCTCGAAGGCGTGCTGCAGGATTTCGGCGTGCGCGGCGAGATCGTGAAGGCCAATCCGGGTCCTGTCGTCACGCTGTACGAGCTGGAGCCCGCGCCGGGGATCAAGTCGTCGCGCGTCATCGGACTTGCCGACGACATCGCACGCTCGATGAGCGCGCTGTCGGCGCGTGTCGCGGTCGTGCCCGGTCGCAATGCCATCGGCATCGAGCTGCCGAACGCGCATCGCGAAAAGGTCTATCTGCGCGAGCTGCTGGTCGCCAAGGAAACCGTCGACTCGGTTGCGAAGCTGCCGCTCTGCCTCGGCAAGACCATTGGCGGCGACCCCGTCATCATCGACCTCGCGCGCACGCCGCACATGCTGATCGCCGGCACCACCGGCTCCGGCAAGTCGGTCGCGATCAACACCATGATCCTCAGCCTGGTCTACCGGCTGCGACCGGACCAGTGCCGCCTGATCATGGTCGATCCGAAGATGCTCGAACTCTCCGTCTATGACGGCATTCCCCATCTGCTCACGCCCGTCGTGACCGATCCGAAGAAGGCGGTGGTCGCGCTGAAATGGGCGGTGCGCGAGATGGAGGAGCGCTACAAGAACATGGCCAAGCTCGGTGTGCGCAACATCGACGGCTACAACACGCGCCTGCTCGAATTGAAGGCCAAGGGCGAAGAGCCGACGCGCACGGTGCACACCGGCTTCGACAAGGAAACCGGCAAGGCGATCTACGAGGAAGAGAAGCTCTCGCTCGATCCGCTGCCCTACATCGTCATCATCGTCGACGAAATGGCCGACCTGATGATGGTCGCCGGCAAGGATATCGAAGGCGCGGTGCAGCGCCTCGCGCAGATGGCTCGCGCCGCCGGCTTGCACGTGATCCTCGCCACGCAGCGTCCGTCGGTCGACGTCATCACCGGCACCATCAAGGCGAACTTCCCGACCCGCATCGCCTTCCAGGTCACCTCCAAGATCGACAGCCGCACCATTTTGGGCGAGATGGGCGCCGAGCAATTGCTCGGCCAGGGCGACATGCTCTACATGGCCGGCGGCGGCCGCATCAGCCGCGTGCACGGACCGTTTGCCTCCGACGAGGAAGTCGAGAAGGTGGTGCGTCACCTCAAGACCCAGGGCCAGCCGGAATATCTCGAGGCTGTTACCGCCGAAGAGCCCGCCGAGGACGAGGACGGCGCGGTATTCGACGCCAGTGGCATGGGCGCGGATGGCGGCGGCGACCTGTTCCAGCAGGCCGTTGCCATCGTCAAGCGCGACCGCAAGGCCTCGACCAGCTACATCCAGCGCCGCCTGCAAATCGGCTATAACCGTGCCGCGTCCTTGATGGAGCGCATGGAACTGGAAGGCATCGTAGGCCCCGCCAACCACGCCGGCAAACGCGAGATTCTGGTCGAAGAAGAAGACAGCCATATGTGA
- a CDS encoding aminotransferase class I/II-fold pyridoxal phosphate-dependent enzyme, protein MAMTASSSAPQASGSSDTERSPFVRLNELLAPHQPGKPLISLAVGEPQHPVPDFVGPVLAKHIADFGRYPMNQGTEPFRQAASAWLSSRFKLPRPLDPKTEILVLNGSREGLFLAAIAAARYVGPRPGKPAVLMPNPFYPVYGAGARAANCEPVYLPTTAQNGFLPDLDAIDEATLARTVAFYLASPANPQGSVAKPDYFKRLKSLADRYNFMILSDECYSEIYTREAPGSALECAGPDFTRVAAFQSLSKRSNLPGLRVGFAAGDKKFIGMFLELRNIAAPQVPVPLQHVATVAYGDEAHVEENRRLYRIKFDLADQIIGDRYGYRRPDAGFCVWLNTSDIGDDVSVCLKLFKEAGVRVVPGSFLARLQPDGFNPGAGYIRLALVQDSETTAQALHRLVETLG, encoded by the coding sequence ATGGCTATGACCGCTTCATCCAGTGCGCCGCAGGCCAGTGGAAGCTCCGATACCGAACGCTCGCCGTTCGTCCGGCTGAACGAGCTGCTGGCCCCCCATCAGCCAGGCAAGCCCCTGATTTCGCTTGCGGTCGGCGAGCCCCAGCATCCCGTGCCTGACTTCGTCGGCCCGGTCCTGGCCAAGCACATCGCCGATTTCGGCCGCTACCCGATGAATCAGGGCACCGAGCCGTTCCGCCAAGCCGCGAGCGCCTGGCTGTCGTCGCGCTTCAAGCTGCCGCGACCGCTCGACCCCAAGACCGAGATTCTCGTCCTCAATGGCAGCCGCGAAGGGCTGTTCCTCGCCGCGATCGCGGCCGCGCGCTATGTCGGCCCGCGCCCCGGCAAGCCCGCCGTCCTGATGCCGAACCCGTTCTATCCGGTCTATGGCGCCGGCGCCCGCGCCGCCAACTGCGAGCCGGTCTATCTGCCGACCACAGCTCAAAACGGCTTCCTGCCCGATCTCGATGCCATCGACGAAGCGACGCTCGCGCGCACGGTGGCATTCTATCTGGCCTCGCCCGCCAATCCGCAGGGCTCGGTCGCCAAGCCCGATTATTTCAAGCGCTTGAAGAGCCTCGCTGACCGCTACAACTTCATGATCCTCAGCGACGAGTGCTATTCCGAGATCTACACCCGTGAGGCGCCGGGCAGTGCACTCGAATGCGCCGGCCCCGACTTCACCCGCGTAGCTGCGTTCCAATCGCTGTCGAAGCGCTCCAACCTGCCGGGCCTGCGTGTCGGCTTCGCCGCCGGCGACAAGAAGTTCATCGGCATGTTCCTCGAGCTGCGCAACATCGCTGCTCCGCAGGTGCCGGTGCCGCTCCAGCATGTCGCGACCGTTGCCTACGGCGACGAGGCGCACGTCGAGGAGAACCGTCGGCTCTACCGGATCAAGTTCGATCTCGCCGACCAGATCATCGGCGATCGCTACGGCTATCGCCGGCCCGATGCCGGCTTCTGCGTCTGGCTCAACACGTCCGACATCGGCGACGACGTGTCGGTGTGTCTGAAACTCTTCAAGGAAGCAGGCGTGCGCGTGGTGCCCGGCAGCTTTTTGGCGCGGCTCCAGCCCGACGGCTTCAACCCCGGCGCGGGCTACATTCGCCTCGCGCTGGTGCAGGATAGCGAGACCACGGCGCAGGCGCTGCACCGACTGGTCGAGACTCTGGGTTAG
- a CDS encoding GFA family protein, whose product MRLEGGCYCGEVRYVAEGDPMMQAQCHCRECQYISGGAPNTFIAMPAAGFSYIIGQPKQFTRKDLARAVTREFCPECGTHLVTKVPGLPAAILKVGTLDEPEQFHPQMAIYTCDKQEFHAIPAGMATFEKLPAH is encoded by the coding sequence ATGCGTTTGGAAGGCGGATGCTATTGCGGCGAAGTGCGCTACGTGGCCGAGGGCGATCCGATGATGCAGGCCCAGTGTCATTGCCGCGAGTGCCAGTACATCTCGGGCGGCGCGCCCAATACCTTCATCGCGATGCCGGCGGCGGGCTTCAGCTACATCATCGGACAACCCAAGCAGTTCACGCGCAAGGACCTCGCGCGCGCCGTGACACGCGAGTTCTGCCCCGAATGCGGTACGCATCTGGTGACCAAGGTTCCGGGCTTGCCGGCCGCGATCCTGAAGGTCGGCACATTGGACGAGCCGGAACAGTTCCATCCGCAGATGGCGATCTACACCTGCGACAAGCAGGAGTTTCACGCCATCCCTGCGGGCATGGCGACGTTCGAGAAGCTGCCGGCGCACTGA